The Lutibacter profundi genome includes a region encoding these proteins:
- a CDS encoding protein-disulfide reductase DsbD family protein, whose translation MKKTIAILFFLIISASSFSQILNPVKWSTSIEKVSETEYDLIIQATIEDGWHLYSQNVPEDGPIPTNFTFVKIDDYELVGKTSEEEGHTVFDAVFNMNIKYFENKAVFKQRVKTLSKSNFKITGEVEFMVCDDSSCLPPTFVDLDFSIPANKGITTVNFNTKEKNETAKSTETKIETKLKKEKKPLDKSLLTIFLIAFLSGFAALLTPCVFPMIPMTVSFFTKQSKSKAVGIKNALIYGASIIIIYVALGWLVSFFFGADALNALSTNVWFNVFFFVILVIFAVSFLGAFEIVLPSSWGTKVDEQADRGGIIGIFFMALALAIVSFSCTGPIVGTLLVQAAAGGNHVGPIVGMLGFSLALAIPFALFAAFPGWLNSLPKSGGWLNTVKVVLGFLELALAFKFLSNADLVLQLHWLEREVFLAIWIAIFGTLALYLFGKIQLPHDSPLTHISVGRLTLGLITLSFTIYMIPGLWGAPLNLISAFPPAQHYAESPYGIGFTKLSEGVGSNKNHSEIPEGAHIMAPHNILAFNDYDKGLAYAKKVNKPVLLDFTGHACVNCRKMEQNVWAKDKILPILKNDVVLISLYVDDKRKLPNGEEIDSKLRPGKKLRYIGQKWSEMQTIKYGANAQPFYVLMNHNEENLNDPVAYTPDVDEYYKWLKEGIANFK comes from the coding sequence ATGAAGAAAACAATTGCAATTCTATTTTTTTTAATAATAAGTGCTTCAAGTTTTTCACAAATTCTTAATCCTGTAAAATGGTCAACTTCTATTGAAAAAGTATCGGAGACAGAATATGATTTAATAATTCAAGCAACTATTGAAGATGGCTGGCATTTATATTCTCAAAATGTACCTGAAGATGGTCCAATACCAACCAATTTCACATTTGTAAAAATAGATGATTATGAGTTAGTAGGAAAAACTTCAGAAGAAGAAGGGCATACTGTTTTTGATGCTGTTTTTAATATGAACATAAAATATTTTGAAAATAAAGCTGTATTCAAACAACGGGTTAAAACTCTTTCAAAAAGCAATTTTAAAATTACAGGAGAAGTTGAGTTTATGGTTTGTGATGATTCAAGTTGTTTACCACCCACATTTGTAGATCTAGATTTTTCAATTCCAGCTAATAAAGGAATAACAACTGTAAATTTCAACACAAAAGAAAAAAATGAAACAGCAAAATCTACTGAAACAAAAATTGAAACCAAATTAAAAAAAGAGAAAAAACCATTAGATAAAAGTTTATTAACCATATTTCTTATCGCTTTCTTATCGGGGTTTGCCGCATTGTTAACGCCTTGTGTTTTTCCAATGATTCCAATGACTGTTAGTTTTTTTACAAAACAAAGTAAAAGTAAGGCTGTAGGAATTAAGAATGCACTTATTTATGGCGCTTCAATTATAATTATTTATGTTGCTTTAGGCTGGTTGGTTTCATTCTTTTTTGGAGCAGATGCTTTAAATGCACTATCTACAAACGTTTGGTTCAATGTATTTTTCTTTGTTATACTAGTAATATTTGCAGTTTCCTTTTTAGGGGCTTTTGAAATAGTTTTACCAAGTTCTTGGGGAACAAAAGTTGATGAGCAAGCAGATAGAGGAGGAATAATAGGCATCTTTTTTATGGCATTAGCACTTGCAATTGTCTCATTTTCTTGTACAGGGCCAATTGTAGGTACCTTGTTAGTACAAGCTGCTGCAGGAGGAAATCATGTAGGGCCAATTGTTGGAATGTTAGGATTTTCACTAGCATTGGCAATTCCTTTTGCGTTGTTTGCTGCTTTCCCTGGTTGGTTAAATTCGTTACCAAAATCGGGAGGCTGGTTAAATACAGTAAAAGTAGTTTTAGGATTTTTAGAACTAGCATTAGCATTTAAATTTTTATCAAACGCCGATTTAGTGTTGCAATTACATTGGTTAGAACGTGAAGTATTTTTAGCAATTTGGATTGCAATTTTTGGAACTTTAGCACTGTATCTTTTCGGAAAAATACAATTACCACATGATTCTCCATTAACACATATTTCTGTTGGAAGACTTACTTTAGGGTTAATAACACTGTCATTTACTATATATATGATTCCTGGTTTATGGGGAGCGCCATTAAATTTAATTAGTGCTTTTCCACCGGCTCAACATTATGCAGAATCACCTTACGGAATAGGATTTACAAAACTTAGCGAAGGTGTTGGTTCAAATAAAAATCATTCTGAAATTCCTGAAGGTGCTCATATCATGGCGCCTCATAATATTTTAGCTTTTAATGATTATGATAAAGGATTGGCGTATGCTAAAAAAGTAAATAAACCAGTACTATTAGATTTTACTGGTCACGCTTGTGTTAATTGTAGAAAAATGGAGCAAAACGTTTGGGCGAAAGATAAAATATTACCAATTCTTAAAAACGATGTCGTTTTAATTTCTTTATACGTTGATGATAAAAGAAAACTTCCCAATGGAGAAGAGATTGATTCTAAATTACGCCCTGGGAAAAAATTAAGATACATAGGTCAAAAATGGAGTGAAATGCAAACCATAAAATACGGAGCAAATGCACAACCTTTTTATGTCTTAATGAATCATAACGAAGAGAATTTAAATGACCCTGTTGCATATACACCTGATGTAGACGAATATTATAAATGGCTAAAAGAAGGAATAGCGAATTTTAAATAA
- a CDS encoding deoxycytidylate deaminase codes for MQKKQLKYDQAYMRMAFEWAKLSYCERKQVGALIVKDRMIISDGFNGTPTGFENCCEEGGNTKWYVLHAEANAILKVASSTQSCKNSTLYITLSPCKECSKLIHQSGIKRVVYAKAYKDTSGLDFLEKAGVELTHINKK; via the coding sequence ATGCAAAAAAAACAATTGAAATATGACCAAGCATATATGCGCATGGCATTTGAATGGGCAAAATTATCATATTGCGAAAGAAAACAAGTTGGCGCGTTAATTGTAAAAGATAGGATGATAATTTCTGATGGATTTAATGGTACTCCTACAGGGTTTGAAAATTGTTGTGAAGAAGGAGGAAACACAAAATGGTATGTATTACATGCAGAAGCTAATGCAATTTTAAAAGTTGCAAGTTCAACACAATCTTGTAAAAATTCAACACTGTATATAACTTTATCACCTTGTAAAGAGTGTAGTAAATTAATTCATCAATCAGGTATAAAAAGAGTCGTTTATGCAAAGGCATATAAAGATACTTCGGGTCTAGATTTTTTAGAAAAAGCAGGGGTAGAGTTAACACATATTAATAAAAAATAA
- a CDS encoding response regulator: MSKIYNVLIIDDHPIIADAYKSAFEFISSENNKINFSISIVHNCDDAIRKIDAVSKAKSIHIVFLDISLPPSTDGEILSGEDLGIKIREQLPTCKIIVATTFNDNYRIQAILKNVNPDGFLIKNDVNKEELIACIKTVMDNVPYYSKSVLELFRNQTSLDYRLDKIDRQLLYEMSIGTKMKQLPKIIPMSKAGLEKRKKQLKILFDVNESDDRGLILKAKEKGFI; encoded by the coding sequence ATGAGTAAAATTTACAATGTATTAATAATTGATGATCATCCTATAATTGCTGACGCCTACAAAAGTGCTTTTGAATTTATAAGTTCTGAAAATAATAAAATTAATTTTAGCATATCAATAGTTCATAATTGTGATGATGCCATTCGAAAAATAGATGCTGTTTCAAAAGCAAAAAGTATACATATTGTTTTTTTAGATATTTCATTACCTCCATCAACCGACGGGGAAATTTTATCAGGAGAAGATTTAGGAATTAAAATTAGAGAACAACTACCAACCTGTAAAATTATTGTTGCCACAACCTTTAATGATAATTATAGAATTCAAGCAATTCTTAAAAATGTTAACCCAGATGGGTTTTTAATTAAAAACGATGTTAACAAAGAAGAATTAATAGCTTGCATAAAAACGGTAATGGATAATGTACCGTATTATAGTAAATCGGTGTTAGAATTATTTAGAAATCAAACTTCATTAGATTACAGATTAGATAAAATTGATAGGCAATTACTGTATGAAATGTCTATAGGTACCAAAATGAAACAACTTCCTAAGATTATTCCAATGTCTAAGGCGGGTCTTGAAAAAAGAAAAAAGCAGCTAAAAATATTATTTGACGTTAATGAGAGTGATGATAGAGGACTAATTTTAAAAGCAAAAGAAAAAGGGTTTATCTAA
- a CDS encoding aminotransferase class V-fold PLP-dependent enzyme translates to MSSYKQKIPSSKLEDYFQQFRKNIVGINQTFESPHGEKEIIYTDWTASGRLYRPIEERMLNKFGPFVANTHTETSITGSVMTTAYHKARNIIKQHVNANEEDVLITEGTGMTGVINKFQRILGLKISENLKEHTKVPDALKPIVFITHMEHHSNQTSWLETIADVEIIPYQKSGLVCFKSFKKLLTKYKDRPIKIASITACSNVTGIRTDYYKIAEIIHKKGGLCFVDFACSAPYVKIDMHPKKKEAYLDAIFFSPHKFLGGPGTSGVLIFNKKLYKNIVPDNPGGGTVNFTNPWGNRDYIDDIETREDGGTPGFLQTIKIALSIQLKEEMGTENMLDREHEINDIIFEQLSKVPNLKLLAGQHTNRLGIFSFFIEGAHFNLIVKLLNDRFGIQTRGGCSCAGTYGHFLLHVDPQTSKNIEEQISDGCLIERPGWVRMSIHPTLTNKEVFYVCDSIKQVAKNYEEWGKEYTYNATKNEFTHNSAKPIEKAIVNNLFE, encoded by the coding sequence ATGAGTAGTTATAAACAAAAAATACCTTCTTCTAAGTTAGAAGATTATTTTCAGCAATTCAGAAAAAATATTGTAGGAATTAATCAAACATTTGAATCTCCCCATGGAGAAAAGGAAATTATTTATACAGATTGGACTGCAAGCGGAAGATTATACCGCCCTATTGAAGAAAGAATGTTAAACAAATTTGGTCCATTTGTGGCCAATACCCATACAGAAACCTCAATTACAGGTTCAGTAATGACTACAGCCTATCACAAAGCAAGAAATATAATTAAGCAACATGTAAATGCGAATGAAGAAGATGTTTTAATAACAGAAGGAACAGGTATGACAGGTGTTATTAATAAGTTTCAGCGTATTTTAGGATTAAAAATTTCCGAAAACTTAAAAGAACATACTAAAGTACCTGATGCTTTAAAGCCAATTGTATTTATAACGCATATGGAACACCATTCTAACCAAACATCTTGGTTAGAAACAATAGCAGATGTTGAAATAATTCCTTATCAAAAATCTGGCCTAGTTTGTTTTAAGAGTTTTAAAAAACTACTAACCAAATATAAAGACCGCCCCATAAAAATAGCTTCAATAACCGCTTGTTCAAATGTAACAGGAATAAGAACAGACTATTATAAAATAGCAGAGATAATTCATAAAAAAGGAGGACTTTGTTTTGTGGATTTTGCCTGTTCAGCACCTTATGTTAAAATTGACATGCATCCCAAAAAGAAAGAGGCTTATTTAGATGCTATTTTTTTCTCACCACATAAATTTTTAGGAGGCCCAGGAACTTCAGGAGTATTAATTTTTAATAAAAAACTATATAAAAATATTGTACCTGACAATCCGGGTGGAGGAACAGTAAACTTTACAAACCCTTGGGGTAATAGAGATTATATTGATGATATTGAAACGAGAGAAGATGGTGGCACACCAGGTTTTTTACAAACAATTAAAATTGCACTTTCAATTCAGTTAAAAGAAGAAATGGGAACTGAAAATATGTTAGATAGAGAACATGAGATTAATGATATTATTTTTGAACAACTTTCTAAGGTGCCAAACTTAAAGCTATTAGCAGGTCAACATACAAATAGGTTGGGTATTTTTTCTTTTTTTATTGAAGGGGCACATTTTAATTTAATAGTGAAGTTGTTAAATGATAGATTTGGCATTCAAACTCGTGGAGGTTGTAGTTGTGCGGGTACTTATGGTCACTTTCTTTTACATGTAGATCCACAAACTTCAAAAAATATTGAAGAGCAAATTAGTGACGGATGCTTAATTGAACGACCAGGATGGGTTCGCATGTCTATTCATCCAACATTAACAAACAAGGAAGTATTTTATGTGTGTGATAGTATAAAGCAAGTAGCGAAAAATTATGAGGAATGGGGTAAAGAATATACCTATAACGCTACAAAAAATGAATTTACTCACAATTCAGCTAAACCCATCGAAAAAGCTATTGTAAACAATTTGTTTGAGTAG
- a CDS encoding HupE/UreJ family protein: protein MDNFIFYVRQGLFHVLDWNAYDHILFLIALAVIYDFKNIKNIIWLITLFTVGHTLSLILAAYNIVEISYKWIEFLIPVTIIITALANIIFIKNTTKNTKTNINLLFALFFGLIHGFGFSSYFKLLVGTTHNKFIPLLEFALGVELAQIVIVTIVLIVGFIFQHIFRFSKRDWVLIISSIVIGIVLPILKGAIFW, encoded by the coding sequence ATGGACAATTTCATTTTTTACGTTAGGCAAGGTCTTTTCCATGTATTAGATTGGAATGCTTATGATCATATCTTGTTTTTAATAGCTTTAGCTGTTATTTATGATTTTAAAAACATAAAAAATATAATTTGGCTAATTACATTATTCACAGTTGGCCATACACTATCTCTAATACTTGCAGCATATAACATTGTTGAAATATCCTATAAATGGATAGAGTTTTTAATACCAGTTACAATTATAATAACGGCATTAGCAAATATCATTTTTATTAAAAATACAACAAAAAACACCAAAACAAACATAAATCTACTTTTCGCCTTATTTTTTGGCTTAATTCATGGTTTTGGATTTTCTAGCTATTTTAAATTGCTAGTTGGAACAACACATAATAAATTTATTCCATTATTAGAATTTGCTTTAGGTGTAGAGTTAGCTCAAATAGTAATTGTAACTATTGTTTTAATTGTAGGATTTATTTTTCAACATATTTTTCGGTTTTCAAAACGAGATTGGGTACTTATAATTTCTTCCATTGTTATTGGAATTGTACTTCCAATTCTTAAAGGCGCAATTTTTTGGTGA